The Bosea beijingensis genome contains the following window.
GTAATCGCCGGCCTCCAGGGCCCGCCAGACTGCGAGCGAACGTTCCGGCGCGACGTTGATCAGGCCGGACGTGAAGCCGCGGGCGCCGAGCGCATAGAAGGGCGCGGCCCAGCCCTCGGCGAGGCCGCAGATCCAGTTGGCCGAAGAGCCTTCCGTCTCGCGCACGCAATCGGCGAGCAGCATCATGTTGTTGGAGGCGAATTTCACGCCGGCGACGTTCGGGTGGGTCGCGACGCGGATCAGGTCCTTCACGCCGATCGCATCCGAGCGGATATAGGCGACGAGCGGGATCGTCAGCGCCTCGGCGATGGCGAGGATGTAGTCGGCCTGCGATTGCGGGGCGGCGAAGGGGTCGAGCGGGTGATGCACCATTGCGGCATCGCAGCCGGCCTTGGCCGCGAGCCTGCCGGTCGCGACGGCCTCGCGCAGGGAGCGGCCGATGCCGGCCGTGACGAGTGCCTTGCCGGCGGCGGCTTCGGCGGCGGTGGCATGGGAGCGCTCCACTTCGGCCGTCGTCATCGGGTAGAACTCGCCCGTATTGCCGGCCGAGACGATGTTGTGGATGCCGGCTTCCGCGATGCGCCGGACGATCCGGCCCGTCAGAGCCCAGTCGGCCTCGCCATCCGCTTTCCAGGCGGTGACATGGACGCCGGAAATGCCGCGCAGCGCGCGGCGGACCTTGTCATTCGTCATAGTCCAGTCCCTCCGCATCCGCGCCGAAGACCAGTCTGACATGGGCCTTCGCCGAGCGGACGATGTGACGACGCATCCTGAGTTCGGCGCGCGCGGGATCGCGCGCCAGGAGCGCCTCGTAGATGTCTCGGTGTTCCTCGAAGCCGCGGCGGCGCTCGTCCGGTTCGGAATGCAGGGCGATGCGCTGGGCATGGTCGTACATGCGCTGGCCATCGAGGCGGCGCTCCAGATAGGTGCAGCCGGAGATGCGATGGATCGCCCGGTGATAAGCCTCGTTCAGCGCGACGAGGTCTTCGAGATCACCATGCTCGGTCGCGTGTTCCATCTCGGCGATCAGCTTGCCGAGCTCGGCCGAGCCGTTCTCGGTCAGGTGATTGGCGGCGATATGGGCCATGACGCTTTCGAGCGCCGCGCGGCCGAGGGCCATCTCCAGCGCCTGTCGCGGAGAGAATTCGACGAAGACGCCACGGCGCGCTTCCGTTCGGACCAATCCCTCGCTTTCGAGCTTGCGGATCGCGTCCTTCACCGGGGTCGTGCTGACGCCGAGCATCTCGGCGAGATGGCGCTCGTTCAGGCGCTCGCCATTGCGGAAGCGACCGGCGACGATCGCACGGCGCAGGCGCTCATGGACATGCTCGCGCAGCGAACGCAGCAGATCGGGCGCAACGGGTTCGACGGCAGGCTGCAACATGGTTCTTCCGGGGCGCGTTGCCGGGGCCGTTTCACCACGACCGCCGACCCGAGCGCCATGACCACCAAACAGCACAAAGCCGTTCGTCCAGCAATCTGAAATTTCAGATTTCAAGATTGCGATCCTGTGTTATCGATCGGGGTAAGCACCCGGCATGAGGTGCAGGCGGAATGGTCCGCGATGGGGAGACGAACCGATGAGCATTACGCGCAGAACCATCATCGCCGCCGCCTGCCTGGCTGCGGCAGGGCCCGCCTTGGCGCAGGGCGATTATCCCGGCAGCAAGGTTGTCACCATCGTCGTGCCCTTCGCGGCTGGCGGCACCACGGACCTGCTCGGGCGCATCCTGGCCGACCGGCTAGGCCAGCGGCTCGGCGGCAAGTTCATCGTCGAGAACCGGCCGGGCGCCGGCGGCAATACCGGCGTCGCCGCGGTCGCGCGGGCGCCGGCCGACGGCTACACGCTGACCATGGGCACGGTGTCGAGCCATGCGATCAACCCGGCCGTCTATGCCAAGCTGCCCTTCGACCACATCAAGGATTTCGCGCCGATCTCACAGGTGGCGAGCGTGCCCAACATCCTGATGGTCAATATCGACCTGCCGGCAAAGAGTGTGCCGGAGCTGATCGACCTGCTGAAGAAGAATCCCGGCAAGTACTCGTTCGGCTCGTCGGGGGCGGGCACCTCGACCCATATGGCGGCCGAATTGTTCAAGGTCTCGACCGGTACCGACATGGTGCATGTGCCCTACCGGTCGAGCGGGCAGGTGACGCAGGACCTGCTCTCCGGTCAAATCCAGATCACCTTCGACAACATCACCATCGCCTGGCCGCATGTGCAGGACGGCAAGATCCGCGCACTCGCCACCGCGACGCCGAAGCGGCTCGAAGTGGCCAAGGACCTGCCGGCGCTGTCGGAGTTCATCCCGGGCTACGATGCCAGTTCCTGGCACGGCTTCTTCGCGCCGTCCGGCGTGCCGAAGGAGATCGTCGCCAAGCTCTCGACCGAGACGCAGGCGATCATGCGGGAGCCGGCGGTGATCGAGCAGCTCAAGAAGCTCGGCGTCGACCCGGTCGGGTCGAGCCAGGAGCAGTTCGCCGCCCATATCGCCTCAGAGACCAAGCGCTGGGCGGAGGTTGCTCAGAAGGCGAATGTGAAGATCGAGTGATCATCTCGACCGTCATGCTCGCCGTTGTAGCGAGCATCCACGTCTCGGGCACCGCTTCGCATGAAGGAAGACGTGGATGGTCGGGACAAGCCCGACCATGACGGAGAGGTTTCGGCGGTGAGGCCCTGTCAGCGCTGCCCGGCGAAAGCCTTGGCCAGCGCGTCGGCATGCTTGGTCATGAGGCCGAGATCGGAACCGACGGCGACGAAGCGATAGCCCCATTCGATATAGCGGCGCGCATCGGGCTCGGACGGCGTCAGGATGCCGGCCGGCTTGCCGATCGCGGTCAGGCGCTTCACCGCATCCTGGATCGCGGCCTGGACCTCGGGATGGCCGGGGTTGCCGATATGGCCGAGCGAGGCCGAGAGATCGGCCGGGCCAATGAAGACGCCGTCGACGCCATCGACCGAGGCGATCTCCTCGATGCGGGCCAGCGCCTCGCCCGTTTCCACCTGCACGAGCACGCAGATCTCGCCGTCGGCGCGCTTGAGATAGTCAGGTACGCGCCCGTAATGGCTGCCGCGGCCGCTGACCGTGATGCCGCGGATGCCGGCGGGCGGATAGCGGCAGGCGGCGACGGCCTTGCGCGCTTCCTCGGCATTCTGGACGAACGGCACGAGCACGGCCTGAACGCCGATATCGAGCAGGCGCTTGAGCAGCACGGCATCGTTCCAGGCCGGGCGGACGATCGGGGTCGCGGTGCCGCCCTTCAGCGCCTGCAACTGGGCGAGGACGTCGGGCGGCTCGTTGGGAGAATGCTCGGTATCGACCAGGATCCAGTCGAAGCCGCTCTGGCTGATGATCTCGGAGACGATCGGGCTGCACAGGCTGCTCCACAATCCGATCTGGAGTTCGCCGCGCTTCAGCGCGGCCTTGAAGGCGTTGGCGGGCAGATCCACGGCGTTCCCCTCGGGCGAATGAATTGGCGGCGTTACTCCGTTGGCCGAAGCCACCGGGAGCACGCTGCCTTGGTTAGATCATACGGAACGGACGAGCGAACCTGACGGCAGGAGATGGCGGGGTTGCGGTTCTGGTGGCGCCGGGCGCTTTGCGAGGGCCGAATCGCTGCTAGGTTGCACAGCCCTGGAGACAACCACCTGATGACTACCCCCATGCTCACCGAAGAGATCGCCCAGCGTTTTGCCCGCATCGCGCTCGGCCATGTCCGTCGCGAGTATCCCAACAAGCCGGACCATACACTGGCCGGCCCGCAGGATGCGCAGACGCCGAGCCAGCTCCATCCGGTGTTCTATGGCAGCTATGACTGGCATTCCTGCGTGCATAGCTACTGGATGCTGGCGCGGCTGCTCAGGCGCCATCCGACGATGGAGGCGGCTGCCGATATCGTCGCGCTGTTCGATGCACAGCTTGTTCCGGAGAAAGTTGCGGTCGAATGCGCCTATCTGACCCAGCCGACGGCGCGCGGCTTCAAGCGGCCTTATGGCTGGGGCTGGCTGCTCAAGCTCGCATCCGAGCTGAAGGGGCTCGACGACGGGCGCTGGGGCCGGGCGCTGGAGCCGCTTGCCGAAGCCTTCGCCCAGCGTTTCCGCGATTTCCTGCCGATCGTGACCTATCCGGTCCGGGTCGGCACGCATTTCAACACCGCCTTCGGTCTGCGGATGGCGGCGGATTATGCAGATGCGACCGGGGATCGCGCTTTCGTGGCCCTGCTGCGCGAGACGGCGCTGCGCTGGTATGGGGCCGATGAGGATTGCCCGGCCTGGGGCGAGCCGAGCGGCGACGATTTCCAGTCCTCGGCCTTGATCGAGGCGGAATGCATGCGCCGCCTGCTGCCGGCGGACCAGTTCTTGCCCTGGTTCGAGCGCTTCCTGCCGCGCATCGCGCAGAGCCAGCCTGCAATCCTGTTCAAACCAGCGACCGTGACCGACCGGACCGACGGCAAGATCGCGCATCTCGACGGGCTCAATCTCAGCCGCGCCTGGTGCTGGAGCGCGCTGGGTGCGGCGCTGCCGGAGTGGGATGTGCGGCGCCCGGTCATCGCGGACGCTGCTAGGTTGCATCTCGAAACCGGGCTGCCGCATATCGCCGGCGACTATATGGGCGAGCACTGGCTTGCGAGTTTCGCCGTGCTCGCGATCGAGGAGAGATAGGCTCGTCACGAGATCTGCTGCAGATCTATCTGCGGCGTCAGTATTTGGGCAGGCCGGGAGGGTTGGTCTCGGAGCGCTCGACCGCTTCCTCCTCGATGCCCCAGCGGGCCAGCGCCTGCCGGTACTTGCCCGACTTGATCAGGTTGTTGGTGGCGAGCGTCAGGGCATCGACGAGGCCGCTGCCCTTGCGGGTGGTGATCGCGACGTCGGATTTCAGCGGCCAGCCGGCGCTGAGCGTGCCAATGCGCTTGATGTCCTTGTCGCGGGCCGCGATGAAGACGAGCTGGGCGTGGGG
Protein-coding sequences here:
- a CDS encoding dihydrodipicolinate synthase family protein; the encoded protein is MTNDKVRRALRGISGVHVTAWKADGEADWALTGRIVRRIAEAGIHNIVSAGNTGEFYPMTTAEVERSHATAAEAAAGKALVTAGIGRSLREAVATGRLAAKAGCDAAMVHHPLDPFAAPQSQADYILAIAEALTIPLVAYIRSDAIGVKDLIRVATHPNVAGVKFASNNMMLLADCVRETEGSSANWICGLAEGWAAPFYALGARGFTSGLINVAPERSLAVWRALEAGDYNTARREVDAIAGFEKLRTKYGNGANVTVVKEALGLLGTDVGPVRLPGLPELNEAERTELRGIVSSWGGQRAAAE
- a CDS encoding GntR family transcriptional regulator; the encoded protein is MLQPAVEPVAPDLLRSLREHVHERLRRAIVAGRFRNGERLNERHLAEMLGVSTTPVKDAIRKLESEGLVRTEARRGVFVEFSPRQALEMALGRAALESVMAHIAANHLTENGSAELGKLIAEMEHATEHGDLEDLVALNEAYHRAIHRISGCTYLERRLDGQRMYDHAQRIALHSEPDERRRGFEEHRDIYEALLARDPARAELRMRRHIVRSAKAHVRLVFGADAEGLDYDE
- a CDS encoding Bug family tripartite tricarboxylate transporter substrate binding protein, encoding MSITRRTIIAAACLAAAGPALAQGDYPGSKVVTIVVPFAAGGTTDLLGRILADRLGQRLGGKFIVENRPGAGGNTGVAAVARAPADGYTLTMGTVSSHAINPAVYAKLPFDHIKDFAPISQVASVPNILMVNIDLPAKSVPELIDLLKKNPGKYSFGSSGAGTSTHMAAELFKVSTGTDMVHVPYRSSGQVTQDLLSGQIQITFDNITIAWPHVQDGKIRALATATPKRLEVAKDLPALSEFIPGYDASSWHGFFAPSGVPKEIVAKLSTETQAIMREPAVIEQLKKLGVDPVGSSQEQFAAHIASETKRWAEVAQKANVKIE
- a CDS encoding HpcH/HpaI aldolase family protein, which encodes MDLPANAFKAALKRGELQIGLWSSLCSPIVSEIISQSGFDWILVDTEHSPNEPPDVLAQLQALKGGTATPIVRPAWNDAVLLKRLLDIGVQAVLVPFVQNAEEARKAVAACRYPPAGIRGITVSGRGSHYGRVPDYLKRADGEICVLVQVETGEALARIEEIASVDGVDGVFIGPADLSASLGHIGNPGHPEVQAAIQDAVKRLTAIGKPAGILTPSEPDARRYIEWGYRFVAVGSDLGLMTKHADALAKAFAGQR
- a CDS encoding DUF2891 domain-containing protein, whose translation is MTTPMLTEEIAQRFARIALGHVRREYPNKPDHTLAGPQDAQTPSQLHPVFYGSYDWHSCVHSYWMLARLLRRHPTMEAAADIVALFDAQLVPEKVAVECAYLTQPTARGFKRPYGWGWLLKLASELKGLDDGRWGRALEPLAEAFAQRFRDFLPIVTYPVRVGTHFNTAFGLRMAADYADATGDRAFVALLRETALRWYGADEDCPAWGEPSGDDFQSSALIEAECMRRLLPADQFLPWFERFLPRIAQSQPAILFKPATVTDRTDGKIAHLDGLNLSRAWCWSALGAALPEWDVRRPVIADAARLHLETGLPHIAGDYMGEHWLASFAVLAIEER